The genome window ATATTATCGCAAAAAAAGACATAATAAGTCTTTCCAGTTCTGAAAAACGAGAATTGCTATATTCAATATTGGAACGAGTCAAAGGTGTAGATATAAATCCGTTGTCAGTTTTAACTGCCAAAGTTTGCTTTTATCTATCTATAAAACCATTGATTAATAATGATGATATTGAAATTCCAATATATTTAGGGGATTCTGCCAACATTCCAAATAAAGTAGAGATTGGTAATTCATTATGCTACGAATATATAGTAAGCACAAAGCAAGAAAATATTCAAGTTCTTCTACCTAGTAAATTTGTGGAAAGCAAAGACTTCTTTTCTTTAATGAATCAAATACAAGCTATTATAGAAACAGAAGATTCAGAACTCGTTTATAATAAGTTTTTACAAAATTTTTCTACAACTGATGTTAACGATGAAATAAAAGAATATATCAAATCATTATCAGAGCAACTTGTTAGGCTTCATAAAAATAATTGGGATGGTATCTGGATAAGAATTGTTGCTAATTTTATGTTAGTTGCAAGAATTAAAAACATTGATATAGTTATTGGTAATCCACCTTGGATTAAATGGGAATTTCTTCCACAAGCATACGCAGAAAAAATAAAGAGTTTATGTTTAGATAGACATTTATTTTCTGGTCAGACTTATATGGGAGCTATTAGTTTAAATATTTGCGCTTTAATAGCAAATGTAACAGCATCCACTTGGTTATCAAAAAATGGTATACTTGCTTTTCTAATGCCACAAACTTTAATGACACAAGATTCTTATGCTGGCTTTCGAGATTTTTATTCAGATGTAGCTTCAAACAAACGAATGTATTTACAAAAATTAGATGACTGGACAAAATCAGGAAATCCATTTGTTGATACACAAGAAAAATTTATGACTTATTACTACAGCAATGATTTTGTAGATTATTTTGAAGATGGCATTCCAATTACCGTTTTCAGTAAGAAAAGAGGTGTTAAAATTACTGATATAAATACTAAACAAACTTTCAATGAGGTTAGTAATGCTTTTGAAAAAACTTTTTCAAAAGCGTTTCAAATGGATGAAGAAAGAACAGGTTACACAACTTTTCAAGAAGAATATATTGATAGAAAGGATGATTTTAGTTCAATAATCGGAAATTGTTTTTATAAAGCCAGAAGTGGTGTCGAATTTACGCCAGCAGAAACATATTTTATAGAACCAACAAACAGTATTGACGAAAAAGGTTCGTTTATGTTTTTACCTACAAAATTCAATAACTCGAAGTATAAATCAATGGTTTCATTACCAGTAAAATTAGAAACCAAATTTATAAAGCCCGTTATTAAAGCACCAGAAATAATTCCTTTCGGTTTTAAACAAAACAATAATTATTGTGTATTCCCATATTCAGACAATGAAACCGTTTCTATTGAAGTGGACAAATTAATTGAGGAGAGTCCAAGCCTTTTCAAATATTTATCGACAAATAAGTCATTAATAGGAAAACAATCAAAACGAAGTTTAACCATTTCGAGAGGTAAAGCTTTTTACTCACTTTCAAAGGTTGGTAAATATACTTACTCGCCTTTTAAAGTAACATTTAGAGATAATACAAAGTTAAGTGCTAGTGTTGTTTCTAAAGTAACTACACCTTGGGGAGAAGAAGTAATGCCAATTTGTGCTAAACATTGTCCTTACATCAGTAAGACTAAAAAAGGAAGAGATATAACAGAGGATGAGGCATATTTTTTATGCGGAATTTTGAACACACCTATCGTGAGAGATTATTTTAAATTCACTTACAGTACTAGGTCTTTTAGTATAAATTTCAATATTAAAATGCCAGAATATGACAATACAAACAAATATCATAAAAAAATAATGCTTTTAGCTAAAGAGGCAACAATCAATAAACCAACACCGAAAATTTTTAAAGAGTTAGAAGATAACTACTTGAATTTATGTAGAGAAATAAAAATCATAGCGGAATAGCCAACGCTCAAAGCCATACACATTTCCAGTCGCATCAGCCAACGCGCCACCAAAACTGTAAAAGAGTATGTCTTCTGCCAACGCTAGCAAGTTTGCGGAAAAGCACTATGCACAACAACGTATATAGCTCATAGCTAGATAGTTACATAAACGAAGTTAAGGCTTATTTGCGAGGTCGCCATATTTTTAATTTGATTATATTTATAAAAAAGTTAAAATATAAAAATTAAAAATATGGCTTGTGCTCAACCGAAAGGAAACAGCTAATTTACACGCTACGAGCCATATACAAGACCGTTACCACACATTAAAAAAATGAGACTGATACTAATTTCAATATTCTGCATTTTGACCCAAATTGTCCTTGGACAGAAAACGGATGGAGTGAATTTTGACTATGTGGAAAAAATCGACCAAGAATGGGATTCAACTGCGTATAATGGTTCGCTTAAAATGAACAAGATTGAAATTCCTTATTCTCAGATGACAGAAATGGAAATCAATTTTGATGATACAGTCAAAGCAATTATAAAAGAAGAAACTGACAGACAATTACGAAATTTAAAGTTGTTGTATGCGGATGAAGGAATTTCGAAAAATGCAACGGCTAAACTGACTAATCAAACTTGCTATAGATTCGGTACTGCTACTCTTGCCGTTTTTGAACATTCAGTTGACTTTGAATACACTAAAATCATAACATTATTGATTATTGACAATGATGAACGTCTGCTTTATTCAAGGTCTAATAAACTAGGACTTGAAATGGAAATTAAAAGCGTTTGGAAAGCAGATGAAGAATACTTGATTTATGGAACTTCAAAAGGAAACCCTGAATTTAATTGTGGCGGGAACTTTAAGCTAATTTTTAAAGGAGACGAAAGGATTATAAAGTACTCCTATTGCGAAGAAAACAATTAAAAAGAACGTGTGGTAACACTGTATATAGCAAATAGGGCGTTCGGTGGTTTAAGAAAGTCCTGTGGTTATTTGAAATACCGCCAAATCGTTGATTTGGCTTTTAAAATGAATAAGTTAAAAACAAAATACAACGCTTTGGCTCAGTGCAAAATTGAAAGGTTATCGCTTTCTACTGCCCTACTTGCCATATACTAATCGTTACAAACAATATGAAACAAACGCTACTACTTATATTAAGCATTACGTCTTTCAGCTATGGACAGACCAAATATGATGATTTCGACAAACTAATTTCAGAAGCAAATAATTTTAGAACTGATGAAATTTATGAACAAGCGATTTTAAAATACAAAGATGCACTTGAGATATTAACACCGAATTCAAGCACACCATTTTTCAATCTATCCGAATGTGCATTGAAGTTAAAGAATAATAAATTAGCTGATGAATGGATTAGAAAAGGAATTTCAGAAGGTGGAGCACAAATGGAATATTTGAGAAAATATAAAGGATTTAGTGATATTCAAAATGACGAGTTTTATCAAACTATTATTAATGACTATAATAATTTAAGGCAACAATATTTTTCAACTATTAAGAACATAGATGTTTACCTTGAAATAGAAGAATTAACAGCAAGAGACCAATTCGTAAGGAAAATTGACGATTATATTAGTGGTAGAACTGAAAAGGATATGGAAAATGCAATGAAAGGCTGGCAAGTTGCAAAAGAAAAGAATGATACTATTGCTGCGAAAAAATATCAAAAATTACTTTTTCCAAAACCAAATAAAGAATATAAAGAACTACAAAATGAATTAATGCGAAAAGTGGACTCTCTGAATATTGAGAGACTTATGGAAATTATAAAAGAACACGGTTGGCAAGAAAGAGCCTGGATAATTCTTTGGCATCAAAGAGGAAATCACGACGAGGATAATTACGTATGGAATTACTTCAGACCTTTAATAAACAAAGAAATAGAAGAAGGAAAATTAAGCAGGAGTTTTTGGTCAGCTTTTGACCAATTCAAAGAAATGATGAATAGTGGAAATATGGGAACAATTCAAATCGGAGAAAAGCCAAAAGAAACAATTAAAGTAAAAGAGAAAAAGATAAAAGATTAAATCCGAACAAATACTGTTTGTAACACCGTGTATAATTAATTGCTTCGTTATAGCCTACTTACGAAAATCCTCGCGAATTTTCTATTCGGTTTTTATTTACTAAATTTCATGCTTAACCACGCAACTAACCATACACATCACGTTGCCACCAATTTGAATGAACATCAGAAATCCAATATATATTTTCAGTATTATAGTCTTTCTATTCGGAATTTTCATACTCTTTATTATGGGATTTTGGGGAGTTGGAGCAATACTTTGGTTATTCGGAATTTATTCAATTTTAATATTAACAAGTTTTATACTTAAAAAATTTAAAGTCAAATACAGACAAATTATTGAATGGACTTTAATATTTGTTTACGTCCTTTCTCATACTTTGTACCATTTAAATTGGGACGTTGGAAGTGAAATTTATTTTGCCAATGAAAATCAACCATTTGTTGGAAAAAATCAAAGTTTCATAATAGTTTTCGGAATAGAAAAACAACCAAAACTTGAAAGTAATTATTTTACAAACAATAAAATACTTATTCCAGAAAATGGAATTTTACTTACTTCTTCAAAAAAGGAAACATTTAAACATAGATATAGATTTCCTGTAGTTGGTAGTGGAGAAAAGTTTTCAGCGACTTACTTTGAGCAATATAATTGTTACGGAGTAAAAAATTACAAATTTAATTATGTTGTTGGAACAATTAGTGACTTGGGAGAAGTTGATTATAGATACAGAGATTCAATTGGAGATTTAATTTGTGAAAAACTCAAAAATGAAGATTTTAAAAACAATCTAAAAGTAGGTTATGAAACCGGAAATTATCTTAACCAAAAAGAGGTTTTAATAAATTATCAGAATTTGACTAAACTTCCAAACGGACTTTTAGAGTTGAGAAATCTTGAGTATTTAAATTTACATTCTAATAAACTGAAAGTATTTCCTAAAAGTGTTTTAGAGTTTCCGAAACTAAAAAGACTGACAATTGGATATAATGAAATTAAAACAATACCTGAATGGATTGGCGGAATTAAAAGTTTAGAAAGTCTTGCAGTAAATGGAAATGATTTGACTTCAATTCCTGATACGTTATTGACTTTACCGAAACTAAATTATTTGCTAATAAGGGAAAATGATTTTAACGAAATGGAAATAAAAGAAACAATTGAAAAGTTTAAACAAAAAGGAGTGAAAGTCCAATATGAATAGAAAACTGGTGGCAACACCGTATATAATTTATTGCTGGCTTCTCGCCTACTTACGAAAGTCCTCGCGGACTTTCTTGGTCGGTAATTATTCACTAAATTAGTTGCTTGAAACACGCAACAAACCATATACAAACACGTTGTGCGTAATTTGAGTAATGAACTCTAAAACAAAAATAAAATACGGAATTGGAATTCTCATTCTTGAAATTATTCTTCTTGGATTATGGATTTATGCAATGAAACCTGACCCAAGCGTTTCTATTGGAATAATATTAATTGTACCAATTCTTTTTGGAATAAACTTGATAATAGGTCTTATCCTCTATTTTCTAAAAAGACCATTGTCGAATTTTTTTTTTGCTAACTCTATTATTTGTCCATTAATTTTTTACGCCTTTTGGAGTTTGTGGTTTATGAATTATCACGAAAGAAATAATACGGAATATAAATTCTCAGTAAACGATATTGTTTATGAATTGAGCATCGGAAAGAATAATGAATACTTTTATTTGTGTGACGAAAATAATAACGGAAGAGTTTATGTTGGCAAATATGAAAAAAAAGGAGATAGTTTAATATTAAAAGACTCTGAAGCCGAAATGTATATTATCAAAAACAAACTTTTTGAGTTTCCTGAAAAAAGGACTGAAATAGACTTAATTAAAACGGAATAAAAAACTACGCACAACACGGTGTATAATTAATTGCTTGGGCAAGTGCTTATTTGGAAAATTCCTTCGGAATTTTCTCTAGTCCGTATTTGTTTACTAATTTAGTTGCTTAATCACGCAACTAACCATACACATCAAGTTAGCACCAATTATAAAAAAAATGAAGAACATAATAACAATATTTGCAATTTTAATCTTCGGAACTATTTATTCGCAAACTGACCAAAACGGAAATCCTGTCTTTAACTCTATTATTACAAGTGAGCAAGTATTTGACGAATACGATTTAGTTTCCAATTATTACACTCTTGAAAATAATATTGAAAATAAAAATTCCTCGGTTTATATTAGTGAAAATCCGACACTTGACAAAGTAGAAAAGTTTGCAACTGAACTTCCATCTGATTTTTTTCTTATCACAAAAAATCAACAAATGTTAAATATGATTTTGATAATTAGTAAACCAAAAATGACTTTCGTAGTTATGGATATGGCGACTAATAAGCAATCCGAATATAATTTCAAATTGCGTGGAGATATAACTGAAAACCGAGCAAATGAGATAATTAAAATAAACTATGATACCGATGCTGAAATCAAAAGAGGAAAACTATACTTCAATAATAAAAAATTCAGAATCATATCAAATGCAGATATTAATAGAGCTGTTCTATCATTAATTAATAAAGAGGAATTAGGGAAATCAAATTCTTCAGAAGTCAAAATATTATCTCAAGAAGAATTGAAAAAAATCATATTGATTGAAACTAAAGAAGGCGGAAAACTTGATTATTTTACAGAGATAAAAGGACAAGAATATGACGGAATTCAAATTAAGCCTGGCGTATTTAGTACTAAATTGGGTATGGCACTTTATCAATGGGGACGAGCGAATTTCGAGAATGGAGTAAACACTTTAGAAGATGCTTATAAGATATTTTCCGAATTTAAAGAACGTGAGCTCAATCAAAGGGAAAAGGAATATATAAAACTTGGATTTAACAAAGAATTGGAGAAATAACTGGTGCTAATCGAGTAGACGGCTGACAGTGAAATAACTGCCAGTGCGCCTCTCACACCACCGTACATACGGGTCTCGTATACGGCGGTTCAAAAAATCGAAGTTTGCGTTCTATTCAGATAATCTATCATAGGTTTGTAGCCTTTTCGTTTTAATCTAGATAGGGTAATTGTAGTACCTAGTATAGGGCTTTGAGCTACTGCCCAGCCTCCCATTCGGGTTCTACTCCAAGCATACGCCTGACCTTTTTCTATTCCTAAACATATTAAATTCTTGCGTTTCCTGTCTGCTTTCTTCCAATGATGCCAGATGCAGTATCGCAGACGGTTGCGCAGCCATTCATCTAGCTTTTTAAGCTTTGTATAAATGTTTGTTAACCGATAATTGTTAAGCCATCCCCTACACACTTGTGTGAGTCTGCTTAATCGTTCTGATACCGATACTGGATTGGTTTTCTTGGTTAAAAGTTTTAGATTCCGTTTGAATTTTTCCCATCCACTTTTGCTTACTACAAGTTGATACTGTCCTTTTACACCTTTCTTATAAATGGGTACAAAGCCATGCCCTAGCAGTTCAAAATTTACTGGTCGACGTATCCCGCTTTTTGCTCGGTTTATAGGTAGGTGCAGTTTTTCTTTGAGAAAATTATACAGCTCGTTTCCTACTTGCTTTGCGGTTGTTTTAGATTTTGTGTAAATACTAAAATCGTCTGCATAACGCAAATAACGAAGACCTTGATTGCTAAGAAATTTATCTAAAACATCTAACATGATATTAGATAATAAAGGACTTAATGGACTTCCTTGTGGAATACCTTTTCGTCGTTTGACTAAGCGACCTTTTATAAGTATGGGCGCTCGTAACCATTTGCGGATTAATCGCAGGGTTACTGGACAATCTACCTTGTTGTAGACTAGTTGTAGTAATAGACTGTGATCTACTTCATCAAAGAATCCCTTTAAGTCGATATCTACAATGTCTTGGAAGCCATCATTGATGTATTCCTGTGCTTGTAATACCGCTTTTTGGGTATTCTTTTTAGGGCGAAAACCATAGCTAAATGGCTCGAATTCATATTCGAACTTGATCATTAGTATCTGGCTTACTGCCTGCTGTAAACACCTGTCTACTACGGTGGGGATA of Nonlabens sp. Ci31 contains these proteins:
- a CDS encoding Eco57I restriction-modification methylase domain-containing protein, producing the protein MNIESILNSNEYKCKLSEHLTSLLKRTKASETEATTSFAFESEIYFFVRTVFKIDINFKKEESQSTLRHKFVGRMDAVCNNLVIEYKRLGKLDKEKDKDKATEQLSEYLLQLKEEDGNEYHGVLTDGIKIRYIYFQEGELHSTSFKNIDEDDLDKIVQSLVDLNNKKFVPKNIVDDFKLNSRNGLTAELANYLFKSLNEKKSDKTSMLFQEWEVLFHLSETDKGQNDDIVKRRKALGKLFGTTINDSETDYKALFALQTTYAIIVKLIACKVVTKIEFNKDIEYFSDLSNIDSDTLRQFIQYIENGYVFQTGGIRNLLEGDFFSWYCDENIWSEEESEILLKIIHILEGYSISFYRHGYSTIDIFIDLYMEIMPSQVRHSLGEYFTPSWLADYVVKQSKSLVNIEDFTAIDPCCGSGVFVMALIRNIIAKKDIISLSSSEKRELLYSILERVKGVDINPLSVLTAKVCFYLSIKPLINNDDIEIPIYLGDSANIPNKVEIGNSLCYEYIVSTKQENIQVLLPSKFVESKDFFSLMNQIQAIIETEDSELVYNKFLQNFSTTDVNDEIKEYIKSLSEQLVRLHKNNWDGIWIRIVANFMLVARIKNIDIVIGNPPWIKWEFLPQAYAEKIKSLCLDRHLFSGQTYMGAISLNICALIANVTASTWLSKNGILAFLMPQTLMTQDSYAGFRDFYSDVASNKRMYLQKLDDWTKSGNPFVDTQEKFMTYYYSNDFVDYFEDGIPITVFSKKRGVKITDINTKQTFNEVSNAFEKTFSKAFQMDEERTGYTTFQEEYIDRKDDFSSIIGNCFYKARSGVEFTPAETYFIEPTNSIDEKGSFMFLPTKFNNSKYKSMVSLPVKLETKFIKPVIKAPEIIPFGFKQNNNYCVFPYSDNETVSIEVDKLIEESPSLFKYLSTNKSLIGKQSKRSLTISRGKAFYSLSKVGKYTYSPFKVTFRDNTKLSASVVSKVTTPWGEEVMPICAKHCPYISKTKKGRDITEDEAYFLCGILNTPIVRDYFKFTYSTRSFSINFNIKMPEYDNTNKYHKKIMLLAKEATINKPTPKIFKELEDNYLNLCREIKIIAE
- the ltrA gene encoding group II intron reverse transcriptase/maturase encodes the protein MIAAVLKASNLYKAAHKVMQNKGASGVDGMLVSKLPLYIRANRDRISTSIHTNGYIPEAILGVSIPKKKGKPRLLGIPTVVDRCLQQAVSQILMIKFEYEFEPFSYGFRPKKNTQKAVLQAQEYINDGFQDIVDIDLKGFFDEVDHSLLLQLVYNKVDCPVTLRLIRKWLRAPILIKGRLVKRRKGIPQGSPLSPLLSNIMLDVLDKFLSNQGLRYLRYADDFSIYTKSKTTAKQVGNELYNFLKEKLHLPINRAKSGIRRPVNFELLGHGFVPIYKKGVKGQYQLVVSKSGWEKFKRNLKLLTKKTNPVSVSERLSRLTQVCRGWLNNYRLTNIYTKLKKLDEWLRNRLRYCIWHHWKKADRKRKNLICLGIEKGQAYAWSRTRMGGWAVAQSPILGTTITLSRLKRKGYKPMIDYLNRTQTSIF
- a CDS encoding leucine-rich repeat domain-containing protein — its product is MGFWGVGAILWLFGIYSILILTSFILKKFKVKYRQIIEWTLIFVYVLSHTLYHLNWDVGSEIYFANENQPFVGKNQSFIIVFGIEKQPKLESNYFTNNKILIPENGILLTSSKKETFKHRYRFPVVGSGEKFSATYFEQYNCYGVKNYKFNYVVGTISDLGEVDYRYRDSIGDLICEKLKNEDFKNNLKVGYETGNYLNQKEVLINYQNLTKLPNGLLELRNLEYLNLHSNKLKVFPKSVLEFPKLKRLTIGYNEIKTIPEWIGGIKSLESLAVNGNDLTSIPDTLLTLPKLNYLLIRENDFNEMEIKETIEKFKQKGVKVQYE